The nucleotide sequence tCATCTCCAGCCTGTCCATGCCCAGCTCGCCCAGCGGCGCCTCCTCCGCCGGGGCATCCCCCCCCTCCGGCAGCTCCTCCTTCttctcccgctcccgctcccggtCCCGCTTGCGCTCCCGGCTGCGGCTGCGCCGCTTGCGCTCCCGCTCCTTGTCCTTGTCCTTGTCCTTGCTGCGCTCCCGGCTCCGCTTCCGCTCCTCCTTCTCCCGGCTGCGGGTGCGGCGCCGGCGCTCCCTGGACCTGCTGCGCCGCCGCTCCCGCTCCTTGTCCCGCTCCCGGCTCCGATCCCGCCGGTCCCGCTCCCGTTCCCGCtccctgtggggagaggagccccggGTGTCACACAGCCAGCAAGGCTGCCCCGCCACCTCTGCTCTGcaggcccacagccctgcatGTTCCCACCATGCACCGGGCCATCCTATGCCACCTTTCACCAGCCAGTACAGGGCACTGCCCATGCCTGTAGCCCTCCACACTCCCACCGtgcaccaggccagccccacctctggcCAATAGGGGTGCTGCAGACACCCAATGTCCTCCACACTCCCACCATGCACTGGGGCATGCCTAACTCTCCCCCAGGACCCCTCCAGCCAGACCCCGCAGGGGCACTGCAGGTTCTCCTCCAGCGCTGACCCCACCGTGCCCAGAGGCCGGGGCTCCAGTCGACAGGGCTCCCCCCAAACTCACCGTTCGTCATATCTGGAGGTGTCGTCTCGGCCGGAATGCCTGATGTTGACGTCGGCACCACCCCTGCGAGTGCCCCCCAGACCACCGCCTATGAACAAAGCGGAGCCAGTCAAtgcccagtgggggctggaggtgtgatCTGTGGGCCCCCTGCCACCCCGCCCATAAATGGGACTCAACACCCACCCTAGGGGGCAGtgaaggagcaggggcagcaggcgCCATGAGGCGTACCGGATGCCCTCCAGGACCTGCTCCGGGGCTGTCCCCACAcggcctggcagggcagagggtgatgAGTCTGTACTCACCCAGCCTGCGGGGGCGCCAACCCTTGACTGTCCGGCCTCTCTCCACATCCACCAGCACTCTTCTGCCGTCGATTTTCTTGCCGTCTGCATGTTTGTATGCCGCTGTAACAGATTGGGGTGCCCACAAGGGTGGAGGGGCGCCACTGTTAGGCACCGAGTTCACACACAAGCtcgccctccacctgccccatggctccccagagccagctgagGGGCTGCCCCGCCGCAGGTGGCTTGCATTGatgtgccccccctccccttttggCTGCCGAGACTTTGGCAGCTGGGCTTAGGCCAGAGCACAGGATGCCCTGACCCCACTGAGGCCGGAGACCCACAAGCCAcagcggcaggggcagcccctcggccCCCAGAGCTGCAAGGAAAAGAAGGTTACTGACAAACCAGATCACTCCTCCACGCTCACAGCATGGGACCGGGGCAGCCCCGCAGCAGATAAACCCCTACGAGATAGGGGCACACAAAGCCCACTCCTGCTGCACACCCCCGCCCTCGCCAGCCAGCTAACCCCAAACCCACCATGCAGCCCCCCAAAGCAGGGGGATTACACCtacaggaaggagggggaggaagctGTGTACAACCGGGGGGCAGCACACGCAAACGTTTTACAGTCTGACTctggctgcccccgccccggccGGCCGGCCCCCCGCCTGGCGTCACCAGAGGAAGAGTACAGAAGGCTATGTGGCGGCtacagtggggggaggagggggcgctAGACGGGCACCGCTCACGAGAAGGAAATAAAAGCGTTTACCTGGAGAAACTACTTACAAAACATTTCAACTTAGCGCCTCAACTCAACGCATCAGGCTGCTAGCGGGGCGCGAGAGGCTGGGCTCCGCCCCCGGGCCCCCGGCCGGGGCACTGGCATTTGGGGGGAGCGGCGTGGCTGCCGAGCGACACCTCGCTGCCTTACCTGTCCTGGCAGCGCTGGAGGTGCACCCCCGCGGGAGGTACagtcccccaaccccacaccccctcctgtccccgcaggggctggggcactaCAGCACTTAGGGGACACTTACCAGCCCCACAAGGCCTCAGcatggagccccctcccacctgcccagggGGCCATGGCAGGATtcctgctctggcctggcccctcattgccagctggctggctgcaggggaacACAGCTGTCCGCTCAGCCTAACACAGCACTCTAACAACAGGGACACCCCATCTTCCCCCAACCACCTCCAGCCAAGGCACATGAGGCAAACCCAGCCCCTGGGGCCCCCGAAGCCAAGAGAGCACACGCCCTGGGAgaccctgcactgccctggctAGCTACTCCAGACCAGGCTGGGGTCCTGTCCTGGGGCCATGTCTGTCTGGGGGGCTGGTCCCAGTTGGGAGAGGCCCTGAATTACTGTACACCACCCTTACCCTCACCTCTCCACCAAGACACCCTAGACAGAGCTTCTCCCCCTAAACTGCTGAGCCTCACGAGAGAGCCAGAGGACTGGCTGCTCCATGACCCCTATGCTCACATCACCTCCCCCCACCGCTCTGGGTCAGGGACGCTGGATCTGAGATCAGCAGAGCTTCGTTCCCcagcaccgccccccacccccgatcccCGGCCTTCCTGCCACCAGGGACCAAAGTTCAGCCTAGTCTTCACcctccactggggccagaggttggcagcacagctgctggggccaggaactgcTTGTCCTACACAACAGGGAATGGCCCCATCCCCCTAAACAGAGCAGAAGGGGCTGGAACCGGGCTGGCCTCGAGGCTGCCAGCCTGCACAGCTGCCGCCATGCTCCTCCAGGAGGGGCCACCCACTACCAGGAGAGCAGCCGGGCTGGAGGGCTCAGCAGCCAGCACCCGACCCCATCCCTGAGCTGGGCGGGCGGGTTCTcaaagcccagcccagctcagcacccacAGGCAGCATCACAGGGTAGGCCGGCCCCAGGCCCGGAGCAGGTGATGTGACTGAGAAACCAGCAGTGTGAAGTGACTCAAGCTGCCCTGGCACTGCTATGTACTGCCTGCTTCCATGTCAACCCCTTCCAGCCCACGGGGGGACCCGTCTCTGCCAGCCGCGGGGCACCAGTCCAAGGCTCAGCAGAGACCGACCCCCCAACTGGGCCCCCCCGCGAGGGCCCCACAGTGGCTGGCTGGGCCGAGACAGTCAGAGGAGCTATCCTACCTCACGTCACAGCTCAAGACAGGACTCGAATACTCCCCTCCCTCCTTGGAGCTGACCAGAGCTCAGAGCACCATGAGGGCTGTCTCAGACATGTACTGCACCGGCTGCGCCAGTGAGACACCCAAATGGAGACGGGGGCAGCTCAATGTATCCAACCAAGAGTGCCCCCACatggagaggcagagcccagatgGACAGACTGGGATGTTGCCTGAGTTCGTTTCATTCAGGTCTTAAGAGTCAGACAGCTGCAGCCAATGCTGCGAACTCTCCCTCAGCAGTGCCCCAATGGTGCCAGTGCGAGATGGCGCAGGACTGAAACCCAGCCCTGCGGCGTATTCGagtcctgcttcatcagctgcatggaaGGAATCAGGACAGCTCTGCCCTCCTGTGGGAATGcagagcctgcccccctccctccggTCTGCGCCCTGCAAGAGAGCGGAAGCTGGAGGAGAGAGCGAGCTTCTCCGGGCCCCACGCCCCCGCGGAGCTGCCCTGACCGCTGCTGGGACCTGCCTGGTGTGTAGGTGTGCTGTGAATTCTTACCAACATACAAACCCTTATACCAACCATACACTGAGGTGTTGTATGGGGGGAGCATTAGCATCAGCTGCAAGCCAGCAGTGGCAATAGCCATCAGAAAGGTGGCTGCAGTGACAACAAGAACAGAGAATTAATACACTCCTCCTCCCGACAGCATCGTTCACAACAGTCGCTAGAGTCAAGACACAACCGACAGCGCATCGCAGCCGTCTGCTTCTGCAACAGCTCGCGAgggcctgcccccagctcccccacgaGCCAAGCCGCTCCCCAGCTTCGCCGCTCCTGGGCTCAGCCCTCGGGGGGGAGAGGGTCATGAAACCCAGTAGTTTGGAGGGGGAGAGCGCTGAGCATAACCACTGCCCACCAGAGCACACGCACCCACTCACACACCACGGCCAGCAGCACCCTGATCACATTAATCTGCAGTTATGGGAGGGAGGTGAGCCCCGTACGTGGGGGTCCCCTCAGCATTAAccctcagacagacagacaaacagacagaccgACAGACTGCCAATCCCCGGCCCCGCCTTCATGTCAAGCTCCGTGGGGACAGGGCAATGGAAGCTGGTACGCACTGGCCCcgtgccagccctgctctgttaCTTACCTCTGGGAGCTCGGGGGCCGGGAATGGGATCGCACTGAGAGTGACACATGCACTTTggggagaggcaaagggggcCGGGCAGGGCTGGTACTTACAGTGCATGTCTCGCTCGTGTTCGTACTCGATGAAGGCATAGCCACGCGGCTTCCCCGAACGCTTGCTGTACACCATGTAGATCTGTGGGGCAGAAAGCAGGTTATAGGCCCAGACAGCCCCCCGAGCCCATCCCCCTGCTTAGCCCCAGCTTCAGTTTGACACAGCCAGGAAGACACTTCACCTGAGTGaactccccagggccccccaccaaTGAGACCAGCACGTGAACAagccccactggccaggcagCAAGGGTACTGGGGACCACCTCTGAGCAGCGGTTCCCACCTGCCAGCATCTCGTCTCATCTCCAGCTAGTCCCTGACCCTTCCTGGGAAGGGCAAGCTCACAGGGCAATGGtgacccacctcttccccagcctTTGCCCATTAGGGCCTGGCCCCCATCCCTGGTTAGGACTCAGACGGTAACGAAGTCAGTTGCTCCGACTCGACACCCTCTGAAGACAACACCTGGAGGGAACCCCCCACCAGCACAGCCTCTTACCCGTTTGATGGGGCCATAGACCTCAAACTCTCTTCTCAGCTTGGATTCTGTGGTGTCGTAGTTCTGTGGGGCAGAGACAGGCCAGTGAGACTGCTGCTGCCAAGGGTGGGGAGAAGCGGAGTGCCCTGGGACAGAGCTCCCAGGTAGCAGGAGGGTACTTACCACTCTGGCCACAAAGAGTGTTTTGAAAGCATCTCCCTGGGCGTTGGGGTCATTGTGTGGGTCCCCTGGATGGGGAGAGAACAGGGTATAGGCACCCAGAaaggctggcagggaccagagaTGGCTGATGCCCCCAACCCAAGCTCCCACCAGGTGGGAATTAGCGCATCCCCCCACACCCGCCTCCACTCACACATCTTCAACTCGttctccacctcctgctgcctccgCTCAATCTTCTCTCGTCTCTGTGGGAAAGAAAAGGGGGGGATGACAGCTCGGAGGGACCCCAAGAGAGGATTCAAAGGAGTCCCTGAAGCCTTAATCACTAGCACCCCCTTCTTCCTCTACCTTCTGTGGGAATGTTTCCCCCCCATCACATACTGGAGAGGAGTGCCTGGTTGGGCCACAGTTCACTCACAGAGTTAGTAAGAGAACTGCCAGGGGAGAATACAGGAGTCCCAGCTgccaacccctcctcccccactctaaccatTGCACCCCAGAACTGGGGAGAGAAaacaggagtcctgcctcccagtccCATGAATCAATCACCAAACGCTATCAGAGGAGACACTCAAGGGAGAACAGAAAAGAACCTGACAGCAGAGTGTCCCTTCAGCTCTTCACCATACAGATCAGAGCTGACTACTGGGGGGCTGGTTTGTGCCCCAGGAGAGGTGGGCTGACCCCGCGCCGCAGAGAGCTCTACCTTCCGCTCCATGCGCTCCTCGCGGGTCTCCGCGCGGGTGGGTGGAGGGGCATCGCGGGGGTCCTGGATGGGAGAGAGGCGttagcagggcctgggctgggaagCCCGGAAGCTCCGGAGCGGAGAAAGGGGGTTCGGGGCGTGCGGCtccgcccccccagcagcagctcaccTCGAACTCCCGGATGTAGGGGGCAATGCCGCAGTAGGGCTGGTTGTGGTGCTTCTCATGAGGCAGCTTCTCCAGCGGGGGCAGGTAGGGGATGGGGTCTCGGGGGGCGAAGAGGGCCAGCAGGTTGGGGGGCAGGAACTGCGTCATCCTGGGAGCTCTGCGGGGGAAGGAGCGGCCAGGTCAGCAGCGTCACaagtggggctccccacccctcccccgctcgTGGggcctccccgccccacccccccgggctCCTCAGACTcagacccagccccccccgcactgcacacaacccccttccctggagcccctccccctgcagactCTGTGGCAACGGGCTGcgccgccgccccccgccgcCTCTCACCGGCCGCGCCGCTCTCGGCACTTCTCGCTACCGCCTGGTCAGGGCCTAGTCCCTGCCCGCTCTGCGCAGGCGCGGCCCCGTCACCGCGCCGAGATCCGTGCGCCGCCGGGACTCGCTCGAGGCAGCGAGGCAGGCGCGAGCACGCGCCGAGAAGCAAGCGCGATGAGACGCGATCCTTCCGCAACCGTCAGGCAAAGTAGTGCCAGAGCGCCGGCCGGCCAGCCCATAATACTCGCCGCTGGGGGCACTCATGGCACCATGGTGGTGACTCTCCACTGGTACCCTAGCAACCGGGCCATGACCCCCAACCTGCGCCCTAACAACCGGGCCATGACCTCCAACCTGCGCCATAGCAACCAGGCTGTGACCCCGACCTGCACCGTAGCAACCGGATCATCTCCCCCAACCTGCGCCCTAGCAACCAGGCCATGCCCCTGATCTGCAGTGATGCTGTATGGTTGACAAAGGCCATTTACATCCTTGTGGGTCCCACTGTTGCACAGTTACAACAACGCTTGTGTCAACGATCTCGTGTCAGGGTCAATGGGAAACGTTCCAATCCGTTGAGTGTAATAGCCCCAGTGAAGCCGAAGTATCGTCACTGCCCTTGTAACGACTGGCCAAGCAACTGTCGCACTACATATTTCGGAAATCTGCATCTGTCCGTCCAGCCGTCCGTCCGCGAGTCCATTTGTTTGAGACGGCCTCCTAAACAATAAGGGCTTGGAGCACCACATTcagcatgcagcttcctctgagCCGAACTTAAAGcaagggctgggtgtgggtgtgcaggaCAATGGGCCGTGCTTGGCAGGAGCTTATCTCTCCTCCAACGGAAAAGGAGGGCTTGGGGTGCAAAACAATTATGCTGAAGAATGACCTGAGGGGGACCAGGACAGCTGTGACCTCgtaggccaggcagggcagggccggggcggAGAAGCGGGTAGCTGTCTACTGTATATTTCAGAGAGCTTGTccgtttgtgtgtctgtctgtgaagCTGTCTGTCCCCCTGCTGGAAGAGCTGCACACCGCCCAGGCTCTGCCCGCTACAGCTGCGCCAGCCATGGCCAGGCACCTCCCACCggaccccaagctgctgtggtgagacgGGTTGGAGCTGCCCCGTCTCTCCGTGGGGCAGCCGCATAcggaacccctcagccccaggcccgCCCTAGAACATCCATTTCCATGAAGAGAAATAACAATGATTTGCGCCAAGGTCTCAAGCGATGCTGGGCAAATCGTCTAGTAGCTTAAACATGGGCTTTCTTCCTGATTGACGCCCCTGACACAGTAACACCTACACCGCAGCTCTGGACTGCGCCACAGCGACTGGGCCGTGATCAAACCGTCCGTCTGGACCGGTATCATTGCAACCGGGTGATGATCCTCCAACCAGTGTCAGAGCAACTGGGGTAATGACCCTCATCCCAGCTGCGTTTGGGATATGACCTCAGCCCTTAGAGTCAGggccccacctctcccaggcCTAGGCAGGGCAGGGTCCCAGGGCCATGCACCCCAGGCCTGGCAGGGCACAGGAGCCTGGAACAGAGATGGCCAGAGCGGAGCAGCAGATGGCGCTGGTAGATTGTGCGAGGGCACAGCCAGCCCTGGCGAGAAATCCGAGGAGGCCTTGAAGATGGATGGGGGGGGtcagagtgtggggggggggtgagagatATTTGGAGGGTTagaacaggactcctgggttctctctccagttctgggagggcagtggggtctagtggtcagAGCTCAGTGTGCTGGTTACACCCAGGGAAGGTGGCACAGGTCCTACTCCTCAGGTAAGTGCAGAAGCCACCCTGTTAATTAATTAGCACTGGTTTCTTGCTCTGGGCAGATTGAGAGGCTACCCATTGACAAATTATTTCCTTATTTCAGCCATTACCTCTTGATCCCGAACGCTTTGTTACTTCACAGCACCTGGGTGTGATTACCCTCCCTGCTCGTTAGGGTAGATTAATTAATCCCAGCCAGATTAATGAGATTCCATTAGAAGCCTGGCACAGGCGGCCCAGGGAGAGCTGCCCTGAAGAGAAGCATTTGTCCCTTTGGCATTCACATACCACTTTCACGCTTGTTAATTATTCTTTGCTTTTTACAGAtggtgggaacagaacccaggaatcctggctcccagagcctcccggctccaaccactagcccccactcccctcccaaagcTGCAGACAcaacccagcagccctggctcctgggcCCTCCCCCCATCATCCCTGGGCGCTGTCTGCCCCCCTGTTATTTTTAGTTCCTGCGGAGCCGAaggggcagcagtgctgtgggCGGGTGCTGGGGTTTGGCATcggggtgctgaaagccagcgCTGTCCTGAGAACCTGACACCTCCGGGCTGGGAACGTGTTTACAGCCAGCGATCCTGGCCCTCGGCATCGGGGAGGATGGGTCAGCAGGAAAGGGGGGCATGAGCGAAAGGAGGCCGGGGGCTCACAGAAGAGAGGCCCAGGCAATCGCAGAGCAGAAGAGAGGTGCGGGAAAGTGGTGACAGTAGCAGAGTgtgtatgtggggtggggtgaacggggcaggaggaggaggagaaggcacaGGCTGGGTGTGGGACTTAGGGAAAAGCAGGGGGTCGGGGCTACGTTGCGGGGGAGAGAaccggggaggagcagggggttggggctacATCGGACGACAGGGAACCGGGGATAGGGGCTGcgtggggggaggaaggaaccggggaggagcagggggtcggggctgcgtgggggagggaaccaggaggagcagggggtcggggctgcgtgggggagggaaccaggaggagcagggggtcggggctgtgtggggggaggagcagggggtcagGCCCGCGTGGGGGAGGGaaccaggaggagcagggggtcgGGGCTgcgtggggggaggagcagggggtcaggcccgcgtggggggaggagcagggggtcggggctgcgtgggggagggaaccaggaggagcagggggtcagggctgcgtggggggaggagcagggggtcggggctgcgtgggggagggaaccaggaggagcagggggtcagggctgcgtggggggaggagcagggggtcggggctgcgtgggggagggaaccaggaggagcagggggtcggggctgcgtgggggagggaaccaggaggagcagggggtcgGGGCTgcgtggggggaggagcagggggtcagGCCCGCGTGGGGGAGGGaaccaggaggagcagggggtcgGGGCTgcgtggggggaggagcagggggtcagGCCCGCGTGGGGGAGGGaaccaggaggagcagggggtcgGGGCTGCGTGGGGGGAGGAGTACGGACTGAGTGCAGGAAGGGGGAGCGAATcggggctgggagaggtgggaACAGGGTGTGAGGGGAGAACGAATCAGCAGCGGGCGGCCAGCGAGGCAGGGGTGCCCACGGTGAGGAGCCCCCCCCGCCTGGCCCATGGCCCCCGCAGCTGGGCCCTGACCTCCCCGCCATGGAGAGGCCGTCGCCGGCCATGGGGGGCCCCGCAGAGGCgcccgggccctgccccccgTGCCTGCGGCGGGACTGCTGCGAGCGGGTGGTGATCAACGTGGCGGGGCTGCGGTTCGAGACCCAGGCCCGGACCCTGCTCCGGTTCCCGAACACGCTGCTGGGCGACCCCCGGCGCCGGCTCCGCTACTACGACCCCCTGCGGGGCGAGTTCTTCTTCGACCGCAGCCGGCCCTGCTTCGACTCCATCCTCTACTACTACCAGTcgggcgggcggctgcggcgcccCACCAACGTGCCCCTCGACGTCTTCCTGGAGGAGCTGAAGTTCtaccagctgggggaggaggcgcTGAGCAAGTTCCGGGAGGACGAGGGCTTCGCCCAGGAGGAGCAGCGCCCGCTGCCCCGGCGCGAGTTCCTGCGGCAGGTCTGGCTGCTCTTCGAGTACCCCGAGAGCTCGCAGGCCGCCCGCATCATCGCCATCATCTCCGTGCTGGTCATCCTCATCTCCATCGTCATCTTCTGCCTCGA is from Carettochelys insculpta isolate YL-2023 chromosome 22, ASM3395843v1, whole genome shotgun sequence and encodes:
- the SNRNP70 gene encoding U1 small nuclear ribonucleoprotein 70 kDa, translating into MTQFLPPNLLALFAPRDPIPYLPPLEKLPHEKHHNQPYCGIAPYIREFEDPRDAPPPTRAETREERMERKRREKIERRQQEVENELKMWDPHNDPNAQGDAFKTLFVARVNYDTTESKLRREFEVYGPIKRIYMVYSKRSGKPRGYAFIEYEHERDMHSAYKHADGKKIDGRRVLVDVERGRTVKGWRPRRLGGGLGGTRRGGADVNIRHSGRDDTSRYDERERERERDRRDRSRERDKERERRRSRSRERRRRTRSREKEERKRSRERSKDKDKDKERERKRRSRSRERKRDREREREKKEELPEGGDAPAEEAPLGELGMDRLEMKLEGEEKGRERDRERERDRRRSHRDRDRDRDRDRERRRERDRDREHKRERGERGERGAEKRDERVAQDNGMAEPLEESSQDMFLDQESLQSGDGYMSTENGYLMEPPLE